In a genomic window of Leifsonia xyli subsp. cynodontis DSM 46306:
- a CDS encoding bifunctional riboflavin kinase/FAD synthetase → MKVFTAVANVPAGYGPSAVTIGKFDGVHTGHRAVIARLRQVADERGLAATVVTFDRNPLEVIAPEKCPAALVSNRQKLDLLAGTGIDATLMIAFDRALAELSPDEFVRRILVDRLRAAVVLVGSDFRYGRRGAGDVAFLRERGERYGFAVELIDDVRPERGRRVSSTWIRELLAEGDVAHAALLLGQAPTVCGVVVHGAARGRELGFPTANLSPELEGLIPADGVYAGSLTDGGQCYPAAISVGNNPTFEGVPHKQVEAYVLDRELDLYGHTVEIAFQERIRGMVAYAGIEPLIAQIRDDVERARRILAPGAAE, encoded by the coding sequence GTGAAGGTCTTCACCGCGGTCGCCAACGTCCCCGCCGGATACGGGCCGAGCGCTGTGACGATCGGCAAGTTCGACGGTGTCCACACCGGGCACCGTGCCGTCATCGCGCGCCTGCGCCAGGTCGCGGACGAGCGCGGTCTCGCCGCGACGGTGGTCACCTTCGACCGCAATCCGCTTGAGGTGATCGCTCCGGAGAAGTGCCCGGCCGCCCTGGTGAGCAACCGGCAGAAGCTCGATCTGCTCGCCGGCACCGGGATCGACGCGACGCTCATGATCGCTTTCGACCGCGCCCTCGCGGAGCTGAGCCCCGACGAGTTCGTGCGCCGCATCCTGGTCGACCGGCTGCGCGCGGCCGTCGTGCTGGTCGGCAGCGACTTCCGCTACGGGCGTCGCGGCGCGGGGGACGTGGCGTTTCTGCGCGAGCGGGGGGAGAGGTACGGCTTCGCCGTCGAACTCATCGACGACGTGCGGCCGGAGCGCGGCCGTCGGGTCTCGTCCACCTGGATCCGCGAGCTGCTGGCGGAGGGGGATGTCGCGCACGCGGCGCTCTTGCTGGGTCAGGCTCCCACGGTGTGCGGCGTCGTCGTCCACGGGGCCGCGCGCGGACGGGAGCTCGGCTTCCCGACCGCGAACCTGTCGCCGGAGCTGGAGGGCCTGATCCCGGCCGACGGTGTGTACGCGGGCTCTCTGACCGACGGCGGCCAGTGCTACCCGGCGGCGATCTCGGTCGGGAACAATCCGACCTTCGAGGGTGTGCCGCACAAGCAGGTCGAGGCGTATGTTCTCGACCGGGAGCTGGACCTGTACGGCCACACGGTCGAGATCGCCTTCCAGGAGCGCATCCGGGGGATGGTCGCGTATGCGGGGATCGAGCCGCTGATCGCGCAGATCCGCGACGATGTGGAGCGTGCCCGGCGCATCCTGGCGCCCGGGGCCGCCGAGTGA